The proteins below come from a single Tenuifilum thalassicum genomic window:
- a CDS encoding beta-ketoacyl-ACP synthase III, translating to MGKITAAITGVGGYVPDYILTNEELSRMVDTTDEWIMTRIGIKERRILKGEGLGTSDMAVNAVNELLRKTNTHPDEVDMLICGVVTPDMQFPATANIISDKCGIKNAFGYDMNAGCSSFLYALVTASKFVESGTHKKVVVVGADKMSSITDYTDRTTCPIFGDGAGAVLLEPSTDGFGLLDAKMQVDGSGRKHLHQVAGGSCYPASFETVAKRQHFIYQEGQPVFKAAVSNMADVSVEMMERNNIKPEDLAWLVPHQANMRIIEATAKRMGISKEQVMINIQRYGNTTSATIPLCLWEWEPQLKKGDNIIIATFGAGFTWGAAYLKWAYDGEKMNK from the coding sequence ATGGGAAAAATTACTGCCGCAATCACAGGCGTTGGTGGGTATGTACCCGACTACATTCTTACCAACGAAGAGCTTAGCAGAATGGTCGACACCACCGATGAGTGGATAATGACCCGAATTGGTATAAAAGAACGCAGAATCCTTAAAGGCGAAGGCCTCGGAACTTCCGATATGGCTGTGAATGCCGTTAACGAACTGCTGCGCAAAACCAATACCCACCCCGATGAGGTGGATATGCTCATTTGCGGCGTAGTTACACCCGATATGCAGTTCCCCGCTACCGCTAATATTATTAGCGATAAGTGTGGAATTAAAAATGCTTTTGGTTACGATATGAACGCTGGTTGCTCGAGCTTCCTATATGCTTTGGTTACCGCTTCAAAGTTTGTGGAGTCTGGAACCCATAAGAAGGTGGTTGTGGTTGGTGCCGATAAGATGTCGTCAATTACCGACTATACCGATAGAACAACCTGCCCTATCTTTGGCGATGGTGCTGGCGCTGTTTTACTTGAACCTAGCACCGATGGCTTTGGCCTGCTCGATGCTAAGATGCAGGTTGATGGCTCCGGACGTAAACACCTTCACCAGGTGGCTGGTGGATCGTGCTACCCCGCTTCGTTTGAAACAGTGGCAAAACGCCAGCATTTTATCTACCAGGAAGGACAGCCAGTTTTTAAAGCTGCTGTTTCCAACATGGCCGATGTGTCGGTTGAGATGATGGAGCGCAACAACATTAAACCCGAAGATCTTGCATGGCTTGTTCCCCATCAAGCTAACATGCGTATTATTGAGGCCACAGCCAAGCGCATGGGAATTAGCAAGGAACAGGTTATGATTAATATCCAGCGCTATGGGAACACTACCAGTGCAACTATCCCGCTATGTCTTTGGGAGTGGGAGCCTCAGCTAAAGAAAGGCGATAATATTATTATTGCCACATTTGGTGCTGGCTTTACCTGGGGCGCAGCATACCTGAAATGGGCTTACGATGGCGAAAAAATGAACAAGTAG
- a CDS encoding GH3 auxin-responsive promoter family protein yields MPFFNSILNWINTKRLYNIDLFRKYPFEVQRDVLFDLLKQAASTEYGKRFGFESIKSIEEYQQRVPIVDYESIKPYIERLREGEEGLLWPSEIRWFAKSSGTTQSKSKFIPVSNEALENCHFRGARDVLAIYFDLYPDNNLFSGKGLTLGGSHQVDNFNIKSFYGDLSAILIENQPWWADFIRTPSQKVALIPDWEKKLEMLTTETLKENVTSLAGVPSWNLVMIKHLLNHTGKNNLLEIWPNLELFMHGGVSFAPYREQFQKLIPSPNMHYMETYNASEGFFAIQDDPNSDSMLLMLDYGIFFEFIPFEELSKPNPKTLTVADVEIGKNYAMVISTNSGLWRYMIGDTVTFTSKSPHKIKITGRTRHYINAFGEEVIIDNAERALEKACAATGAIISEYTAAPIFMETNKKGSHEWLIEFEKAPANIDTFANILDSSLCELNSDYEAKRAKNVTLDFPKVTQAAPGTFFEWMRERGKLGGQNKVPRLSNTREYIDELLAIHNRLISNR; encoded by the coding sequence ATGCCTTTTTTTAATTCTATCCTAAACTGGATTAATACCAAAAGGTTGTATAACATCGACCTTTTCCGAAAGTACCCTTTTGAGGTACAACGTGATGTGCTTTTCGACTTGCTAAAGCAAGCCGCATCCACTGAGTATGGGAAGCGTTTTGGTTTTGAAAGCATTAAATCCATTGAAGAATACCAGCAAAGGGTTCCTATAGTCGATTACGAGTCGATAAAGCCCTATATCGAAAGGCTCCGAGAAGGAGAGGAAGGACTACTTTGGCCATCCGAAATAAGGTGGTTTGCCAAATCGTCGGGAACAACGCAAAGCAAAAGTAAGTTTATTCCTGTGAGCAACGAGGCTTTAGAGAATTGTCACTTTCGAGGTGCTCGCGATGTGTTGGCCATTTACTTCGACCTTTACCCCGATAATAACCTATTTAGCGGCAAGGGGCTTACTCTTGGAGGCAGCCATCAGGTCGATAACTTCAACATAAAATCGTTTTATGGCGATTTATCGGCTATCCTGATAGAGAACCAACCCTGGTGGGCCGACTTCATAAGAACACCCAGCCAAAAGGTTGCGCTTATTCCCGATTGGGAAAAGAAGTTGGAAATGCTTACAACTGAAACCCTAAAAGAGAACGTAACCAGCTTGGCAGGGGTTCCATCGTGGAACCTGGTAATGATAAAGCACCTACTCAACCATACAGGGAAAAACAACCTGCTTGAGATATGGCCTAACCTTGAGCTCTTTATGCATGGTGGCGTTAGTTTTGCCCCTTACAGGGAACAATTCCAAAAGTTAATTCCCTCGCCCAACATGCACTACATGGAAACTTACAACGCCAGCGAGGGCTTTTTTGCCATTCAGGATGACCCAAATTCCGATAGCATGCTTCTAATGCTCGACTATGGCATCTTTTTCGAATTTATACCCTTTGAGGAACTTTCAAAGCCAAACCCCAAAACGCTAACAGTTGCCGATGTTGAGATAGGAAAGAATTACGCCATGGTGATATCAACAAACTCGGGACTATGGCGGTACATGATAGGCGACACGGTGACTTTCACCTCAAAATCGCCACACAAAATAAAAATAACTGGGCGTACCAGGCACTACATCAACGCATTTGGCGAAGAGGTTATAATAGATAACGCTGAACGTGCCCTTGAAAAGGCTTGCGCAGCCACCGGAGCAATAATTTCGGAATACACTGCCGCACCTATCTTTATGGAAACCAACAAAAAGGGAAGCCATGAATGGCTAATTGAGTTTGAAAAAGCCCCTGCGAATATTGATACTTTCGCAAATATACTAGACTCTTCGCTTTGTGAGCTAAACTCCGATTATGAGGCAAAACGAGCCAAGAATGTCACCCTTGACTTTCCCAAGGTTACTCAAGCTGCTCCTGGAACTTTTTTTGAGTGGATGCGTGAACGAGGAAAGCTAGGAGGACAAAACAAGGTGCCTAGGCTCTCTAATACACGCGAATACATCGATGAGCTGCTTGCAATTCACAACAGGCTTATTTCAAACAGGTAG
- a CDS encoding DUF3078 domain-containing protein, whose product MTKKILSLQFIMLLAAITAFGQLKETTEKLKSFQPDTIKGWKKGIALGINVNQTSLTNWAAGGQSSFALNSVFSGFINYKSPNASWVNTIDLGYGILSQEDVKYIKKTDDKIDVLSKFGRKASKNFYYAALLNFKTQFSTGYNYPNDSTRTKISNFFAPAYLVGAVGMDYKPNDYLSAFYAPLTGKVTFVTDTMLSNAGAFGVEKGKQIKNEFGGYLRIVFSKNDFKPEWLKNLTLTSKLDLFSNYLENPQNIVVNWETLVIMKVNQYINVNLNTQLIYDDKVKIAKDTNHDGIIDSNGPRVQFKEIFGVGITFKL is encoded by the coding sequence ATGACAAAAAAAATATTAAGCCTGCAATTCATTATGCTTTTGGCAGCTATTACAGCATTTGGTCAGCTAAAAGAAACTACAGAAAAGCTAAAATCGTTTCAGCCCGATACCATTAAAGGCTGGAAAAAGGGGATAGCTTTAGGAATTAACGTAAACCAAACCTCTCTAACAAACTGGGCAGCAGGAGGGCAAAGCTCATTTGCATTGAATTCGGTTTTTAGTGGATTCATCAACTACAAAAGCCCCAACGCATCGTGGGTGAACACCATTGATTTAGGATACGGCATACTTAGCCAGGAGGATGTAAAATATATTAAAAAGACTGATGATAAAATTGATGTATTATCTAAGTTTGGACGAAAAGCAAGCAAAAATTTCTACTATGCAGCATTGTTGAACTTCAAAACCCAGTTTTCAACTGGTTATAACTACCCCAACGATAGCACCAGAACAAAAATCTCAAACTTTTTTGCTCCTGCCTATCTTGTGGGTGCAGTCGGGATGGACTACAAACCAAACGATTACCTTAGCGCATTTTATGCCCCTTTAACTGGTAAGGTAACCTTTGTAACCGATACCATGCTGTCAAATGCTGGGGCATTTGGTGTTGAAAAGGGGAAGCAAATAAAAAATGAGTTTGGTGGTTACCTTAGAATAGTATTCAGCAAGAACGATTTTAAACCCGAATGGTTGAAGAACCTAACCCTAACCTCAAAGCTCGATTTGTTTTCAAACTACCTTGAAAATCCTCAGAATATTGTTGTTAACTGGGAAACACTGGTTATTATGAAGGTGAACCAGTATATCAATGTTAACCTTAACACCCAACTAATTTACGACGATAAGGTAAAAATAGCCAAGGACACCAACCACGATGGTATAATCGATTCAAACGGGCCAAGAGTTCAGTTTAAAGAGATTTTTGGAGTTGGCATAACGTTTAAGCTTTAA
- a CDS encoding YceD family protein: MGTVLKAYTISFKGLKLGKHSFDFEVNNDFFSEFPEGEIREGALNAKVKMNKQENLLEFDIVIKGEVKVTCDRCLEQFFLPVQYKGFLLAKITSEEMEDEADIMYLTEDDHEINLARYLYESIHLSLPIKRYHGLNGTSIDDCDQEMLKYIHFEEEQEVEVDPRWEALKKLLDNNN, encoded by the coding sequence GTGGGAACGGTTTTAAAGGCATATACAATTAGTTTTAAGGGACTTAAACTTGGAAAACACTCGTTTGATTTCGAAGTTAATAACGATTTCTTTTCCGAGTTCCCCGAAGGCGAAATTAGAGAGGGCGCTCTCAATGCCAAGGTCAAAATGAATAAGCAGGAAAATCTGCTTGAATTTGACATAGTGATTAAGGGAGAGGTTAAGGTTACCTGCGACAGATGTTTGGAGCAGTTCTTCCTACCAGTTCAATATAAAGGTTTTCTTCTAGCCAAGATTACTAGCGAGGAGATGGAAGACGAGGCCGACATCATGTATTTAACCGAAGATGACCACGAAATAAACCTTGCCCGCTACCTGTACGAAAGCATTCACCTGAGCCTACCAATAAAACGGTATCATGGGCTAAACGGAACAAGTATTGACGATTGCGACCAGGAGATGCTCAAGTACATTCATTTTGAGGAAGAACAGGAAGTAGAGGTTGATCCTCGATGGGAAGCGTTAAAAAAATTGTTAGATAATAATAACTAA
- the rpmF gene encoding 50S ribosomal protein L32, translated as MAHPKSKISKQRRNKRRTHYKAVAPTLATCSNCGSAIEFHRVCPECGYYRGKLAIEKAVNA; from the coding sequence ATGGCACATCCTAAATCAAAGATCTCGAAACAGAGAAGGAACAAGCGTAGAACTCACTACAAAGCAGTAGCTCCAACCCTGGCAACATGTTCAAACTGTGGTTCAGCAATTGAATTTCACAGGGTTTGCCCAGAGTGTGGATACTATCGTGGTAAGTTGGCAATCGAGAAGGCTGTTAATGCCTAA
- a CDS encoding glycosyl transferase family 90: MIYRFKKIKAFYYAKALFMMLYPFSLKRRRLKKIITDSDTRDTEVQFRVNYYNKLTKRHPLEGSKKTVAIGKFKLKDYSSAYYFDTLEYLRYFPKNYQFNPLFGDITFVPDAPSIVKSRPVGDNNQNSVLLNLDKYRHFNFINDPIKYEDKKDILVWRGHVSKLKQNRIDFLEKFHDHPLCDAGYTNNWDGNPDWKKGWLTIKDQLKYKFILCLEGVDVATNLKWVMSSNSVAVSTIPKFETWYMEGTLKPDYHYISIADDFSDLEDKINFYLNHPDKAKAIIANAHNHVNRFRDKKRERLISLLVLSKYFEMTSNDTKNGF, from the coding sequence ATGATTTATCGCTTTAAAAAGATAAAGGCATTTTACTATGCCAAGGCACTTTTTATGATGCTCTACCCTTTCTCACTTAAAAGGAGAAGGCTTAAAAAGATAATAACCGATTCGGATACTCGGGATACTGAAGTTCAATTTAGAGTCAACTACTACAACAAGCTAACCAAAAGGCATCCCCTTGAAGGGAGTAAAAAAACAGTGGCTATAGGAAAATTTAAGCTAAAAGATTACAGTAGCGCATACTACTTCGATACGCTAGAGTATCTCCGTTACTTTCCAAAGAATTACCAGTTCAACCCACTCTTTGGCGATATAACATTTGTACCAGATGCTCCTTCGATTGTAAAAAGCCGACCAGTTGGCGATAACAACCAAAACTCTGTACTTCTTAACCTCGATAAGTACCGCCATTTCAACTTTATTAACGACCCAATAAAATATGAGGATAAGAAAGATATTTTGGTTTGGCGAGGACATGTTTCGAAGCTAAAACAGAACAGAATCGACTTTTTAGAAAAATTTCACGATCACCCGTTATGCGATGCAGGTTATACCAATAATTGGGATGGTAACCCTGACTGGAAAAAAGGATGGCTAACAATCAAAGACCAGCTAAAGTATAAATTCATTCTTTGCCTGGAGGGTGTGGATGTAGCAACCAATCTAAAGTGGGTGATGTCGTCGAATTCCGTGGCAGTTTCAACCATCCCAAAGTTTGAGACCTGGTACATGGAAGGAACCCTTAAACCCGATTATCATTACATTAGCATTGCCGATGATTTCTCCGACCTTGAAGATAAGATTAACTTTTACCTTAATCACCCCGATAAGGCTAAAGCCATAATTGCCAATGCACACAATCACGTTAATCGATTTAGGGATAAAAAGAGAGAGCGTTTAATATCGCTTTTAGTGCTAAGCAAATATTTTGAGATGACATCGAACGACACAAAAAATGGCTTCTAG
- the typA gene encoding translational GTPase TypA, with protein MKGIRNIAIIAHVDHGKTTLVDKMIIQGKLFKEHENPGELILDSNDLERERGITILAKNVSVNYKGYKINIIDTPGHSDFGGEVERVLNMADGVLLLVDAFEGTMPQTRFVLQKALAIGLKPILVINKVDKPNCRPEEVQEQVYELMFNLDATEEQLEFPTIFGSAKQGWMSSDWRKPSNDITPLLDCIIDYVPAPKQLQGTPQLLITSLDYSNYVGRIAIGKLHRGTLNAGQNVSLVKRDGTVVRTKIKELLVFEGLERKKVDEVHSGDICALVGVEGFDIGDTVADFENPEPLPTIAVDEPTMSMLFTINDSPFFGRDGKFVTSRHLKDRLMRELEKNLALRVEETESADAFTVYGRGVLHLSVLIETMRREGYELQVGQPKVIIKEIDGVKHEPIEILSIDVPEDVSGKAIEHVTRRRGTLISMDRRHDRVHLEFEIPSRGIIGLRNIILTATAGEAIISHRFKAFEPYRGEIETRTNGSLIAMESGTAFAYALGKLQDRGRFFIDEHEEVYAGQVVGENTRAGDIVVNVTKSKKLTNMRASGSDEKVFLAPPVKFTLEEALEYIQDDEYVEITPKAIRIRKIYLDENERKRRAKAQ; from the coding sequence ATGAAAGGTATCAGAAACATCGCAATTATTGCACACGTCGACCATGGCAAGACTACCCTAGTGGATAAGATGATTATCCAGGGAAAACTTTTCAAGGAGCACGAAAATCCTGGAGAACTAATTCTTGATAGCAACGATTTGGAGCGCGAACGGGGTATAACCATACTGGCAAAAAACGTATCGGTAAACTATAAGGGATATAAAATAAACATAATCGACACTCCTGGTCACAGCGATTTTGGTGGCGAAGTAGAACGCGTACTCAACATGGCCGATGGCGTTTTGCTGCTTGTTGATGCATTTGAAGGAACAATGCCTCAAACCCGTTTTGTACTGCAAAAGGCCTTGGCTATTGGACTAAAACCTATTCTTGTTATCAATAAAGTTGATAAGCCAAACTGCCGCCCCGAGGAGGTGCAAGAGCAAGTTTATGAGCTGATGTTCAACCTTGATGCTACCGAGGAGCAGCTTGAGTTCCCTACAATATTTGGAAGTGCTAAGCAGGGTTGGATGAGTAGCGATTGGCGCAAACCTTCAAATGATATTACACCGCTTCTCGATTGTATTATCGACTATGTGCCCGCACCTAAACAGCTGCAGGGTACACCACAACTTCTAATCACTTCGCTCGATTACTCAAACTATGTAGGCCGAATTGCTATTGGGAAGTTGCATAGGGGCACGCTGAATGCCGGACAGAATGTTTCTTTAGTAAAACGCGACGGAACAGTTGTTCGAACTAAGATTAAGGAACTACTGGTTTTTGAAGGTTTGGAGCGCAAAAAGGTTGATGAGGTTCACTCTGGCGATATCTGCGCACTTGTTGGTGTTGAAGGGTTTGATATTGGCGATACTGTTGCCGATTTTGAAAATCCAGAACCACTTCCAACCATTGCCGTTGATGAGCCTACCATGAGCATGCTTTTCACCATTAACGACTCACCTTTCTTTGGTCGTGATGGGAAGTTTGTCACCTCTCGTCATCTCAAGGATAGGCTTATGCGTGAACTTGAAAAGAATTTGGCGCTTCGAGTGGAAGAAACCGAATCGGCCGATGCATTTACTGTATATGGCCGTGGTGTGCTTCATCTCTCTGTTCTTATTGAAACCATGCGCCGCGAGGGCTATGAGCTACAGGTTGGGCAGCCAAAAGTTATCATTAAAGAAATAGATGGGGTTAAGCATGAACCCATTGAAATACTTTCCATTGATGTTCCCGAAGATGTTTCGGGCAAGGCCATTGAACATGTTACCCGCCGCAGAGGTACGCTTATTTCAATGGACCGTAGGCACGATAGGGTACACCTAGAGTTTGAGATTCCCTCGCGTGGCATTATAGGATTGCGTAACATAATCCTTACAGCTACGGCTGGTGAGGCTATTATCTCTCATCGATTTAAAGCTTTTGAGCCTTATAGAGGTGAAATAGAAACTCGTACTAACGGTTCTCTTATAGCCATGGAGAGCGGAACTGCTTTTGCATACGCTCTTGGTAAGTTACAGGATAGGGGACGATTCTTTATTGATGAGCACGAGGAGGTTTATGCCGGACAGGTAGTAGGTGAAAATACACGCGCTGGCGATATTGTTGTAAACGTGACCAAGTCAAAAAAGCTTACCAATATGCGTGCTTCGGGCTCCGATGAAAAGGTGTTTTTGGCTCCTCCAGTTAAATTTACCCTCGAAGAGGCCCTCGAATACATTCAGGACGATGAGTATGTTGAAATAACACCAAAGGCAATTCGTATAAGAAAAATTTATCTCGACGAGAATGAGCGTAAACGTAGGGCTAAGGCTCAATAG
- the plsX gene encoding phosphate acyltransferase PlsX — protein sequence MIRIGVDAMGGDFAPDAAVSGAVLALQHLKADERIVLFGDKQQIIDILARENVSPDKFDIVHASEVIEMGEHPSKAFSKKTDSSIVKGFMALAAGQIDGFASAGSTGAMMVGAFMVVKQIPGVIRPGIAGFIPVSENKLNLILDVGLNPDCRPDVLFQYGKLGSIYAKQVLGVDNPRVALLNIGEEEEKGNLITKGAFELMKETSEFNFVGNVEGHHLFHDKKADVIVCDGFVGNVVLKEAEAFYHLLKKFNPDNTFIERFNSENYGGTPVLGVNKPVIIAHGASSPVAIMNMIIQTREVITSNLCEKIKNAFV from the coding sequence ATGATTAGAATTGGCGTTGATGCAATGGGAGGCGATTTTGCACCCGATGCTGCCGTATCGGGTGCAGTTTTGGCTCTTCAGCATCTTAAAGCCGATGAGCGCATTGTGCTTTTTGGCGATAAGCAGCAAATAATAGATATCCTCGCTCGTGAGAACGTTAGCCCTGATAAGTTCGATATTGTTCATGCTTCCGAGGTTATCGAAATGGGAGAACACCCTTCTAAGGCATTCTCCAAAAAAACAGACTCCAGCATTGTAAAAGGTTTTATGGCTTTGGCTGCTGGCCAAATCGATGGTTTTGCCAGCGCGGGTAGCACTGGTGCCATGATGGTTGGTGCTTTCATGGTGGTTAAGCAAATCCCTGGAGTTATTCGTCCAGGAATTGCAGGTTTTATACCCGTTTCTGAGAACAAACTCAACCTTATACTCGACGTTGGGCTTAACCCCGATTGCCGTCCCGATGTGCTTTTTCAGTATGGAAAGCTTGGCTCCATCTATGCTAAACAAGTGCTTGGTGTCGATAATCCACGGGTGGCCCTACTTAACATTGGCGAGGAGGAGGAAAAAGGAAACCTGATTACAAAAGGTGCCTTTGAACTTATGAAGGAAACCTCTGAGTTCAACTTTGTTGGGAATGTTGAGGGTCATCATTTATTTCATGATAAAAAAGCCGATGTGATTGTTTGCGACGGATTTGTTGGTAATGTGGTGCTGAAAGAGGCCGAGGCATTCTATCACCTCCTCAAAAAATTTAATCCTGATAACACTTTTATTGAACGATTTAACTCCGAGAACTATGGCGGAACGCCTGTTCTTGGCGTAAATAAACCAGTTATAATTGCCCATGGAGCTTCAAGCCCCGTGGCTATAATGAATATGATTATCCAAACTCGCGAGGTAATAACTTCGAACCTCTGCGAAAAAATTAAAAATGCATTTGTATAG